One genomic region from Zalophus californianus isolate mZalCal1 chromosome 2, mZalCal1.pri.v2, whole genome shotgun sequence encodes:
- the NKX2-6 gene encoding homeobox protein Nkx-2.6: MLLNPVTSTPFSVNDILRLEREQIGSESLQLRCARRSPESFQCLRMVPEPRKAEVPSTCRAGGGDRGRRQDESGSSGGPCEMVTEMDAERVGQPQPGLSAAPPLHGGTRGPERCVGDIGIGARGDGTEQPKARQRRKPRVLFSQAQVLALERRFKQQRYLSAPEREHLAGALQLTPTQVKIWFQNRRYKCKRQRQDKSLELAGHPLAPRRVAVPVLVRDGKPCLGPGAPAFAGPYGAAAAAAPYSCYGGYAGAPFGAAYGGGYAGAPPGPAPPAPLARAGFAGGGPSASPQSHLPAPMQGVRAW; the protein is encoded by the exons ATGCTGCTGAACCCTGTCACCTCCACCCCCTTCTCGGTCAATGACATCCTGAGGCTGGAGCGAGAGCAGATTGGTTCCGAGTCCTTGCAACTCCGGTGTGCACGTAGGAGCCCTGAAAGCTTTCAGTGTCTGCGAATGGTCCCAGAACCGCGAAAGGCTGAGGTTCCCAGCACCTGCAGGGCCGGCGGCGGCGACCGCGGGAGAAGGCAGGACGAGTCGGGGTCTTCTGGTGGTCCCTGTGAGATGGTCACGGAGATGGACGCGGAACGGGTGGGGCAGCCAC AGCCGGGCCTCAGCGCAGCCCCGCCCCTCCACGGCGGGACCAGGGGGCCAGAGCGCTGCGTTGGCGACATTGGCATCGGCGCGCGCGGGGACGGCACCGAGCAGCCCAAGGCGCGGCAGCGGCGGAAGCCGCGCGTGCTCTTTTCGCAGGCGCAGGTGCTAGCGCTGGAGCGGCGCTTCAAGCAGCAGCGGTACCTGTCGGCGCCCGAGCGCGAGCACCTGGCCGGCGCGCTGCAGCTCACGCCTACGCAGGTCAAGATCTGGTTCCAGAACCGGCGCTACAAGTGCAAGAGACAGCGCCAGGACAAGTCCCTAGAACTGGCGGGCCACCCCCTAGCGCCGCGCCGGGTGGCGGTGCCCGTGCTGGTGCGGGATGGCAAGCCCTGCCTGGGCCCCGGCGCGCCGGCCTTTGCCGGCCCCTACGGCGCGGCCGCTGCCGCGGCGCCCTATTCCTGTTACGGCGGCTACGCGGGCGCTCCTTTCGGCGCAGCCTACGGCGGGGGCTACGCGGGTGCGCCGCCGGGTCCCGCGCCGCCCGCACCTCTGGCCCGCGCCGGCTTCGCTGGGGGTGGCCCCAGCGCCAGCCCGCAGAGCCATCTGCCCGCCCCGATGCAGGGTGTCAGGGCCTGGTGA